GAGGATGGTGCCGGGCATGATAAAGATACAGCCAAGGTTTTCTATGGTTTCGGACGTACTTTTTCCGTGAACTTGAAGATCACGTTCTAAGATTATTGGAAATAAAGATGTAGTTATTTTGTGTATAATAAAATACAGTAATTATTTTTTTTATACATTTGCGGCGTTTTTCTCCAAATTTATTTGAGAAAGGTTGCAATATAAACTTTAACTATTTCAAAATGAAAAAAATCGTATTTTTAGTACTATTGGTAGTATTACACATTTCTACGTTTGCGCAGAATAATCAGGAAAAGAAACTGCCGGGTTATAAAACATCATTTGAAACCAACAAATTTTGGGATAATTGGTTTATTTCATTGAATTTAGGGGCTCAAACCCTCTATGCTGAGGGGTCTACTGATGCAAAGTTCGGTGATCGATTAACCTTTATGCCGGCCTTGTCTGTTGGTAAATGGTTTACGCCTTGGTGGGGATTGAGAGTTCAAGGTTTGGGAGGTGCTTTACATGGTTTTCAAAATGATGGGAAAATGATGTTGCACAAACATTATGGAGCTGTTCATGGAGACTTTATGTTTGGTTTGTTAAACTTCTTTGGTCGTTACAATGAGAATCGTTGCTTTGATTTGGTACCTTTTGCAGGAATAGGTGGTGCTTTTATCGGTAGTGATCAATCTTTTACTATTAATGCTGGTATTCAAGCTCGTTTCCGGTTATCTCAACGTTTTGATTTGAATTTGGAATATGGTGGGATAATTTTGGATGATGATCTCGTGACCAGAGGCGGATTCCCTAATGACGGGATTAGTAATCTGAGTGTTGGAGTTACTTTCAGATTTAAGAATCGTTCGTTTAAAAAGGCTGTTAGCCAGAAACAGTATGCAGACCTTCAGAATTTAGCAAAAGCACAAGACGCACGAATCAAAGAATTGATTAGCCGTACCCCGGATACCGTTGTTAAAGTGGTAAAACAAGAGGTGCCAACAACTGAAACGAACGTGGTATTTAAGGCTTTACCGACAACGATAAACTTCGCTTTCAACAGTTACAAAATTGATCCTACTCAGGAGGTTGGAGTTTATAACTTGGTTCAATTTATGAAGGAGAACCCAGAGGTGCGTGTTCGTTTGACAGGTTTTGCCGATAAACGAGGAACTGAGAAGGCAAATATGATTATTTCTGAAAAGCGAGTAAATGTGGTTGCAGATATGTTTATTAGTAAATATGGAATAAATAAAGACCGTATTGTGAAAGATCATAAAGGAGTTAGTTCTCGTTATGACAAGGATGATTGGAATCGTTGCGTTCTTGTTGAGATTATAAAATAACAGTTCATTATGATATAAGAACAATTTTGTTCTTGCATGAAGTCGCCCCCAAGAAACTTGATAATAAGCTCTTGGGGGCGTTTCATTTATTGTTAGTTCTTTTATATATGGGGAAAAATGGAAGAATATGTAATAGATTTTATACTTTTGCGAAGATTTAAAGAATATGAGCTATTTTGAGCTTTTTGTAGATGTATAGATTTAAAGAATGATGATATTATTACAGCGTTTTCGGGTGTATTTGCGTCAAATCTTGGACCCGTCAGATGAACAGGAGCGGGAAGAAGATACGGTGGAGGCTATCCGTAAGGGAATCGTGTTCCGGGGGACAAATTTGTGGGTATTGATTTTTGCCACGTTTATTGCGTCTTTGGGATTGAACACGAATTCGACGGCCGTGATTATCGGAGCCATGTTAATTTCTCCGCTGATGGGGCCGATTATGGGGATCGGTCTGGGAGTTGGAATCAATGATTTTGAACTGATCAAGAAGGCTTTCCGTAATTTGCTGATCGCAACTATATTCAGCGTGTTAACGTCTACGTTATATTTTTTGTTATCGCCTTTGAACGAAGCTCGTTCGGAATTGCTAGCACGGACAACCCCCACGATCTATGACGTGTTGATCGCTTTTTTTGGTGGGATGGCGGGAATCGTGGCGTCTTCGACGAAGTTGAAAGGAAACGTGATTCCGGGAGTGGCTATTGCTACCGCCTTGATGCCGCCGTTATGTACGGCCGGGTTCGGGTTGGCAAGCGGCAATCTGAGTTATTTCTTCGGGGCATTCTATTTGTTCACGATCAATTCGGTATTTATTGCGGTTGCCACGACTTTAGGGGTACGGTTGATGCATTTCTCGAAAAAGAAATTCATGGATAAGGAACGGGAAAAGAAGGTACACCGTATCGTGTACTCAATCATTTTCCTGACGATGGTTCCGAGTGTGTATATCACCTACAATATGGTGAAGACGAATATCTTCGAGACGAATGCCAGTCGATTTATCAAAAATGAATTTAATTTTCCGAATACGTTGGTGGTGGATCGTTACGTGAAAACAGAGAATCCGGAACGTCGGATTGAAGTATCATTGATTGGTAAGGAAATATCAGAGGAAGTGATCGTGTCGTTGAAAGAAAAGATGTTGCATTACGGGTTGCATGATGTCCCTCTGGTGATTCATCAGGGATTCGGAAAAGAGGATACCGAGATGCAAAATGACGTTAGTAATATGTTGTTACAGGATTACTACATGCAGAATAAACAGCGGATTGCCTCGCAAGAGAAAGAAATTTCCGTGTTGCGTGAGAGGTTGAACTCTTACCTGTTATATGATACGATCGGGCATCAGGTTACTCCCGAGGTGAAGATTCTTTATCCTTCCGTGAAAAGTCTTGCTATATCCAGGGTGATTCGTAATCAAGTGGATTCTTTACGTGCTGATACGTTACATATTGCTATCGTGGCGTTCGGACAACAATTATCTGATTCGGAGGAAGAGCAGTTCTCGGCTTGGTTGGCAGCCCGGATCGGGGTGAAGAATTTGAAGTTGATAAAAGAGTAAGTGATGGTGAGGTATTTTAGACTAAGTGAGATTTGTTGATTTCATAAACTTTTACCTGTTTTATTTCGTATATAGACCGTATTTTGGTTGATAATCGAATTAAAATAAGGTACTATGAAGAAATTAATGATTGTAATGCTTGGTCTTCTGACTTTAGTTTCGGCATGTTCAGACAATGATGATGAGGGATCTTATGGGGTAACGTCTGGATTAATTACTCCTAAAATAAGAGCTCGGGTAACCGATCCGCTTAATCAGAATCCTTTCACGGGGATTCTTGAGGTATATCCGTGTAAGGATGAAACCTCTATTTACTATGGAAACTACATAAATGGAAAGCTCACGGTATTTAATGGTTATTACGTCATATCAGAGGGGGACGTGTATGGGGACAATAACCGAGAACTTCACCTGCCTATCGGCGAGTATAACATGGTGTATTGGGGGACACCCAAATACGATGAGCCGATTTATAATTCTCCGGCAATTACTCACCCGGGGTTAACGAATGGAGCTGATCTGGCAAAACTCTATTTTAGCTTGCGACCCAATACTGACGGGACTTATATGCCCGTGTATGATTTGGTCCACGCGATAAAACCGGCACATATTGGAACGGAGGATTTGACGGCTTCTCTTACACGGGTTACCGCTGGTTTGAAGGTAATACTGAAACAAGAGGATAATAGTGCGTTCAGTTCCAGCATAACAAGCGTGAACGTTCATATTGGAAATATTGCCGAGAAGATGAATTTTTACACGGCCGAGGCGGAGAACATGACGAAAACCGTGAAATTCGAATTGTCCCGTTCTGAGGATGCCACCATCATGAGTAATCCTACCGTGATGTTGTTTCCTTCCGCCCCGAATCCTTTGTTGGAGTTGTTTATCACCTTGGCGGATGGTTCCGTGCATACTCTTTCTAAATCATTGACTTCCACGTTATCTCCCAATACGCGGCTCACGTTGAATATTGTTGTCGGTAAAATATTACCCGGTGGTGATCCCGGAAATTTTACGATTGAGAGTTGGAACGAGGAAAGTGAGACGATCGAATTCCCGGTTGTCGACTAATCAATGGGTGAGCGGGATATATATAACAAAAGAATTATAGCGTAACGGAGAGGAAACAGATGAGGCCTTTTAATTTTTCTTTTAATATTTGTTTCCCCCGTTTCTTGTAGCTTTTCACGGAATCGAGTGATAAGTTGAGAACTCGAGCGATTTCCTCGTTGGATTTTCCTTTTAAACTAAGTTCATATATTGTTTGTATCTGGTCGGGAAGTTCGTTTATGGCTTTATGCATGAGAAAATAGACCTCTTCTTCGATGATTGCGTCCAGAAAATAATCTTCATCTTGCTGGAGTGTACTTGCTTGTAAGTAATTTTGTTTTGCGTTTTCGTGTTCAATGTAATTGAAACAACGGTTTTTGATAGAGAGATAGAGAAAAGATTTGAGTTTGTTGAGACTGGTAAAATCTCGTTTGTTACTGTATAAATCTAGAATGACATCGTGGACAATGTCTTCTGCAACATCAATGTCTTTCACGTATTTAAAAGCGAAGTGTGCGAATATCTGGTAGTATTCTTTAAAAAAGATCTTGTATGCAGCTTCGTCACCCTCGATAAGTTGTTTTACCCAAATATTATGATTTCCCGTGTCTGTCATTTTATTCTGGTCTTCTTTGAGTGAACAAAGATAGGATATATTTCATGCAGTACAAGTGCAAGAATTAATATTATAATGTTCAATTTTTTTTATTGTTTCTTTGACACTTTTAGAATGACATCCTGTTATATATTCAAAATGATGGTAGAATTATGAAGAATGTTTATCGGATAGCGAAATTGATTCAGGCTTATGTCTCGGGAAAGGTTTCCACGGAAGAACGTGAAGAAGTGGAGCATTGGATAGAGGAAAGTGATCGGCATCGGGAATTATTCCGAACTTTCGAGAGTGAGGAATTTGTAAATATACAGCGTGTAGAACATGAATGGTTTGACGAAGAGCGGGGATTTCGTCGGTTTATACTGGCAAAACGAACGATTGATAAACGGCGTGTGTTTCGTCGAGTGGCCACGATTGCGGCAACCTTTGTCTTGTTGATCGGAGTCTGTCTGGGAAGATGGGTTATTCTTCAGGAAAAAGAGAGTGTGCCTTTAGTAAAATTAGAGAAAAATTCCATCGTACCTGGAGAACGTAAAGCTGTTTTAGTTTTGAGTGATGGAGAACATGTAGATTTAAGAGATACAATGCAAGTGGAAATTGTAGAGCGAGAAACCCGGATTTTCGTTGCTGGCGATAGTACCCGGCTTGTCGTTAAAGATAGTCCGATCGACCCTTCCCTGCACACCGTCTTCACGCCAGTTGGGGGAGAGTACAAGTTGACCTTGTCCGATGGAACTCGGGTATGGTTGAATGCTTCCAGTCGCATCCAGTTTCCTGCTGTATTCAGGAGTGATCGACGAGAAGTGCGGGTGGAAGGTGAGGTATATTTTGAGGTATCAAAAGATTCAGCACGTCCTTTTCTGGTACGAACGGGGGATGTGGTTGTGAAGGTGTTGGGGACATCGTTTAATGTACGAGCCTATCCAGGGGAAGAATACAAAACCACCTTGGTTGAGGGAAGTGTTGCTGTAGGATATTTGGGAGAGACGATGAAGATAAGGCCGGGACAACAATGGGTACTGGAAAAAGATGGCCCTAAAGTTCACGAGGTGAAAATAAAATCGATTGTGAGTTGGAAAAACGGAGATTTCGCTTTTGAAGATCAAGTACTGCCAGAGGTGTTTAACGAATTGGAGCGTTGGTATGATATTGATGTATTTATGAGTAATGATGCGATTCGAAACATGAAGTTTACGGGAATATTTCCAAGGTATGAAAATATAAATGATGTACTTCATATTATTGAATTGGCAACGTGTGTGAAATGTAGTATTTCAGGTAAAACGATAGTGGTTTCAATGGATAAATAAAACAAGGAAGTACGCCTAATACTTCCTTGCCGTTCAATTTAATAACGTCTCACAGTTGGGTGAGGCAATTATAAATGTAAAAACATAACAAAGTTATGAAAAAGTATGAACATTTTGGTGTAAGATGGAAATCTTATACGAAACAAAGTATTTTTTACTGTTGTTTGTTCTTGTGGCTGTGGCTGATTCCTGTGAAAGGGTACAGTCAAGATGTCCGTTTGACGTTGAAAATGAATAACGTGACACTTTTACAAGTGTTTGACGAGCTTACCAGGCAAACTGGTTACGAGTTTGTTTATAGCAGTACGATTTTGGAAAAAGTCGGGAAAGTGTCTGTTAATGTGAGTAATGGATCTTTGGAGAACGTGTTGGATTTGTGTCTGGCGAAAACCGATCTGGGATACAAGGTCGAGGATAAACACGTTATTATTTCTCCAAAATTGAAAAAGGAAGTACCCAAGAAAACTGTGACTTATTCCGGGATTGTGAAGGATAAGGTGGGAAATTCTTTACCGGGGGTAACAATTATTCTAGAAGGAACGACAGTCGGGGTGACGACAGATATTAATGGGAAGTTCTCTATTTCAGTACCCGAAGCTCCTGACACGAGGCTGGTGTTTTCTTTCGTTGGAATGAAAAAGAAAGTTGTGACAGTGAAGGATCGTAAACCTTTAAACGTGGTGATGGAGGAAGAGGTTACTTCCATGGATGAGGTCGTGGTAACTGGTATATTTAACAAGCCGAAGGAAAGTTTCACGGGGGCTGCAGTAAAAGTTACTCGGGAAGAATTGAAGGCTGCCGGGAATCGGAATATATTGAAATCATTGTCTAATATTGATCCCTCTTTCCAGATTGTTGAAAACAATGCTTTTGGTTCGGACCCGAATAAGTTACCCGAGATTCGTTTGCGTGGTGTTTCCACAATACCGAGCGTGAGTGATTTACAGACGGATATGAGGGCGGAGTTATGTACCCCCTTGTTTATCCTAGATGGTTTTGAGATCACGTTGGAACGGGTGATGGACTTGAATAATGATGAGATCGAGTCAATTACGATTTTAAAAGATGCAAGTGCCACCGCAATTTACGGGTCGCGGGGAGCTAATGGGGTTGTAGTGATAAAAAGTGTCCAGCCGGAGCAAGGGAAATTAAAGATTTCTTATAATGGTAATTTGAACTTGGAGATACCAAGTCTAAGCAGTTATAACTTGATGGATGCTGCCGGGAAGTTACAGTTGGAATGGGATGCCGGGTTGTATGAGAATAGTGTGGCGACAGAAGATCTGAAGTTGAAGAATTCATATGCAAAAAAGCTTGAGAGAGTACTGGCAGGTGTCGATACGGATTGGAAGTCCATTCCCGTGCAAGTGGGAGTTGGCCAGAATCATTATTTGGGAGTTAGTGGAGGTGATGCTCTTTTCAGGTATAGTATGGGGTTGTCTTATAATAATGTTGTCGGTGCAATGAAGGGATCTAAACGTAACACGTTGAATGGTTCTGTGACGTTGTCTTATCTAGGAGAAAAATTCCAATTGAATAATTCGATGTCGTTTAATATTAATAATTCATCAGAGAGTCAGTATGGGACCTATTCTAGTTATGTGAAGATGAATCCTTATTGGGAGCCTTATGATAAAGAAGGGTATGTGGTGAGACAGTTTGAAACAGAAAGTACCGCTTTGTTTACGAGTCCTGTAGACAATCCATTGTGGGATGCTTTTTCTGGTAGTTTCTCAAAATCAAAATATAACGGGATAACGAATAACTTGGCGATAACTTACAAGCCGATAACTTCTTTGCAGGCAACGGCTAATGTTAGTTTCAACAAGACCTTTTCGGCTTCTGATAATTACCAGTCGTCTAAACATTCCAACCAGATTTGGAAAGAGGATATTTTAGAGCGAGGACAACGGGATTATAATAGTACTGAGAGTTCCAGTTGGTCAATAGGTGGTACTGTGAATTATTTTAAACAATGGGATAAGCATATTCTTTCTGCCGGATTTAACATGGAATTTCGGGAGAGTGTCACAACAAGTCGTTCTATGTCAGTTGAAGGTTTTCTGAATGACGAGATGAATAGTTTGGGAAATGGACATAAATATTATAGAGATCGTCCATCGAGTAGTGACTCTAAATCTAGGGCTGTTGGTTTTACGGGGACAATAAATTATAATTACGATAATCGTTATTTCTTTGATGCGTCTTATCGTATCGATGGGGCCTCCTCTTTTGGTTCTGATTCTCGTTTCGCTCCATTTTGGTCGTTGGGAGCCGGATGGACTGTAAGTGACGAGGTGTGGATGAGAGAATATGTACCTTTTATAAATTATATGCGATTAAAATATTCGTTTGGTTGTTCTGGTTCAATGGCTTTTTCTCCGTGGCAATCTCAAGGAACTTATACCTTTGGTAATGGAAACGTGTATCATGGTTCAATTGCGGCTACGATCAGGGGATTGGAAAATCCTGATTTGAAATGGCAAAATACATATCAACATAATGTCGGGGTTGATTTCGGTTTCTGGGAAAGCAAAATTTCAATCACGGCGAATTACTATCGTAAATTAACGGATAATTCAATCACGGATATGGCGTTACCGTTGAGTAATGGTTTTGAAAGTTACACGGGAAATTCCGGAGAGATTCTGAATACAGGCTTTGATTTGAATGTTTCTTTCTATATGGTTCGGAATGAAGATAAACAGGTGTTCTGGAATATGACGTTCGGAACTTCTTATAATAAGAATAAATTGTTAAAACTTTCCGAGGCCGTAAAAGAGCAGATGAACGAGTTGAGAAGTCAACAATCCTCAGGAATGTATTATGTCTACGAGGAGGGGAACAGTGTCGACGCTATTTACGCTGTTCCAACTGTAGGTGTAGATCCAAGTACGGGGCAGTTGGTTTATCTGTATAAGGACGGGACACAAAGTTACAAGTACGATGTTTCACAGCGTGTGGTTTGTGGAGATCGTATGCCGAAACTGGATGGACGTTTAAATACTTCTTTCTCTTGGCGAGGGTTCTCCGTGTATGCGGGTTTCACGATTCGTACGGGAGGACAACAGTATAATCAAACTTATGCAAATAAAATTGAGAACGTGAATTTAGCTTTTAACGTGGACCGTCGGGTGAGCAGTGAGCGTTGGATGAATCCGGGGGATGAGGCGATTTTTTCAGGGTTGGATTACAAGAATTATTATATGACGGATCGTTACATACAGGATGAAAGTACTTTTGAGTGTAACAATATAAGCGTGACTTATGATTTCCGTCAAAAATGGGTTCAACAGGCAGGTTTTTCCCGTTTAGCATTGACTGCAAGTATCGGTAATGTTTTCCATTGGTCGACAATAAAGCAAGAGAGAGGAACCAGTTATCCTTTTGCGATTCAACCCTCATTCGGAATTTCATGTTCATTTTAATAAGAATTTGTTATGAAAAAAGTGATACTAAGTTTAGGTGTATGTTTTTTCTTTTTGACCTCTTGTGATAAGTGGTTGACAATACGCCCGGAAAACGAGATCGAAAAAACAAAATTGTACGAGACAGAAGAGGGATTCTGGCAAGCATTAAATGGCTTGTATTCTATTATGGGCTCAAATTATGGCCCTACGGGGCATTTGCAATGTTCAGATGTTGAGTTCCTGGCAAGTATATGGATTGCTAGTTCCGAGAGTGTCGAGCAACGTTTGATTGATCATCAATATAAGGATGCTGATGCGGATTCTCGTCTAGCTGATGTCTTCTTGAATCAATATAATATGATTGCTCATGCTAATACTATTCTGGAATACTTAAAACAGCAGGATTTCCTTCCGGAAAGATCGTATAATATAATCAAAGGAGAGGCTTTGGGGATGCGGGCTATGCTCCATTTTGATTTGATACGTTTGTGGGGACCTATGCCGAATAATGTTGATGCTAGTTACCGGTATTTGCCTTACGTGCAACAGGTATCTAAAAAGGTAAATACTTATGATACATATGGGGAGTACATGGAGAAATTGCAGGCAGATTTGGATTCGGCTGAGTTTTTGTTGGGCAAGTATGAGCCTTTATTGACTCATACTTGTAATGAGCTGAATAAGAATGGAGGAGATGATTATGATCGTTTAGAGTATTATTGGCGTCAGAATCATTTTAATTACTATGCCGTGTGGGGATTAAAAGCCAGAATTGCGCTTTGGATGGGAGATAAAGAACGTGCATTGACATATGCGCAAATGGTGAAGGAAACTCTAAATGTGGATGGAAGTGTCAAATTTCGATTGGGAACTGCAAATGATATAAATATCACAAGTACTGATGAGGCGGTAAACACGTTGAAAGCTGAGTGTTTATTTGGATATTACTTGTCATATTATAATTGGCAACAAGAGTTTAACGATAATACTGCTGATTTTAAAACACCAATCTCTAATATAGAGGGGTTATTTGATGATAAAAATGATTTTAGGTATACCTTATGTTGGAAAGTTGATCCGGATGTTTTTACGGGTGAGCCACAAAATGTTACGACTTATAAGTATAAAGCTTATAACAATAATTGGATACCTCAGATTCGTTTGGCAGAGATGTACTTGATCATGATAGAGTGTGCGCCCTTGGATGTTGCTAATGTTTTGTATAAAGAATTTTGCAATTCCCGGGGTATGGGGTATAAGGAATTGACGGAAGGGAGTCGTATGGATATATTGCAGAGAGAATATTATAAAGAGTTTATCGGGGAAGGACAGGTGTTTTATATGAGTAAACGTCTCGGAGTGGAGAGAATGTTGTGGGGAAATCAGAAATGTGCAGAGGCCCAGTATGTTTTACCAATTCCTAGAAGAGAGTCTGAAATTATATAAATTGTAGACCGTTATGAGAAATATATTATTAAGTCTTTTCGTTTGTTGTATGTTTATTGCTTGTGAGGAGGAAAAACTAGAACCTTACACGGGAAATGATACAGTTCAATTTTATACCACGAATTTTGATGAGGACATTGTGGTCGAATATTCATGGGGTATGGCTCTTGATCCGAATGCAGAGTATGATACATGCTGGATTCCGGTACAGACTATGGGACGTGCTAAAAACTATGACCGTTATTTGAAACTTGTTCAGGAAAAAGCCGTGGGTTGGGATTATGTCTATGACCACGTGGGGAATATCGTGGATTCGCTTTCTTACGAGATTCCTAATCAAGCCGTGGAGGGAAAACACTATGTTGCGTTTGATGACCCGGGGTTACGCGAATTGTTAAAGATTCCCGCAAATGCATTTCGTGTGGATGTTCCCGTGGTGATGCGGAAAGATCCGGAAATGACGGAGAAATTAACATTGTTGATTCGGTTGGTGGATACGGAAACGGTGAAAGTGGGTGATCCCCAATTTACCAAATGCCAGATAACCATAGAATAGTAATTCGGTAAAATTAAGATTATGAAAAAAGGTATATTTTTGTTGTTATCCATGATAGCTATGTTCTATGCATGTGATTATGCTGGTGATATAAAAGATTATAAGGAAGATTTGGCAGAAGGGGGACCGGTGAATACGATTCTAGTGAGTCCCAGTGCTTTCACGTTATATGTAGATAGCGAATTCCCATCTATGTCTTATGTGAGTGTTCCGACTAATACGGTAGATTCTGTTGTCGTGTGGAGTTCTGATACTCCGGAGGTGTTAGATGTAGATCCGGAAACCGGAGAGCTGAAATGGGGAACCGTGAGAAATTGTGAAGTGGTAATTTCTGCAACAAGTGCGACAAGGAAAGATGTGAAAGGAGAATGTCGGATTACAGTAAGAAATACCATGGGAGTCTATAAGTATTTGGATTTAAGAGCGGAGTTGGGATTATTTGTGATTGATCGAAATATGGGTGCAACGATGGCTTTTGATAAGACCGTAACAAATAATATGGCGGCTGGACTTAAGGGAAATTATTATCATTGGGGGAATAATACTCCGGTTGCCAATAAGGAATTCGGAGGAGATGATGGACGTGGAGGTTACTACACGTATCCCAATGGGCGGACTCTTTTGGGAGGATATCCGGAATTTGATCCGTCATGGAATGCCGAGGGAGAACATTTTTCGGATTGGAGTCAGGGGGGAGAAACTCCTTGCCCTGGTGGGTGGCGTTTACCGACAAAAGAAGAGTGTGAGAAAATAATTTATATGACCAATGTTGCTAATTTTAATACTCAACAAGAAAAAACGGCTGCGAGAGCTTTACGTGAAAAGTTGGGTGTTGCGATGTCTGGTTATCAACAAATACCTGGGGGAAACTGGCAGTGGCAACATGGTATGTTATGGACTTCAACATGGAATCCTGAGACTAAAAAAGTTTGGGTTTTGCAGGCTACCAATTCCGGGGATTGGAAGGATGATCCTTGGGAGATGAAAGAGATGGAATTGAAGGGGATTGCGATAGCCGTTCGTTGTGTACGGGATGGAAATGTTGAGGACGTGGAATAGCATTAAATAGAAAGTTATGAAGAGATTTTGTTATATATTTTTAAGTTTATGGGTATTTGCGTCATGTTCAAATGATGACGTGGAATCCTCGGACGTGACTTTAGAGGTAAGGGATTACGTGGAGGAGACCATTTACAATTTTAAGGAAGATCAAGCTGTTTATTTGTGGGCAACCAAAAGTTGGGCAGATAAAGGGGTATCTAAAGTCGAGTACGTGGTAGATGCGAGTGTGTTGGATAATTATAATCAAGAACACGGGACAACGTTAAAACTTTTGCCGGAATCTTGTTATCATGCGGAACAAACTGTGTTTGAGGTAACGGATGAGATGAAATATGCCAAGTTCAAAGTGATGTGTTCTCCGGATAAGATTGTGGAATTGGGAACATATGGAAAAATAGAGTACGCATTACCTTATCGTATCTATGTTAATGGGCAGGCTGCAGAGGATCGTTACGGGACTGTGATTGTTGCTTTTAATGTGTTGCAGCCCTTGGCTTTGATTGAAGCCGGAATTGATTCCGTGTATTTTCATCATGAAGACGAGTTAAGCTTGGATTTCTCATGTTCCTTGAATTTTGATAATCG
The window above is part of the Butyricimonas paravirosa genome. Proteins encoded here:
- a CDS encoding RagB/SusD family nutrient uptake outer membrane protein; translation: MKKVILSLGVCFFFLTSCDKWLTIRPENEIEKTKLYETEEGFWQALNGLYSIMGSNYGPTGHLQCSDVEFLASIWIASSESVEQRLIDHQYKDADADSRLADVFLNQYNMIAHANTILEYLKQQDFLPERSYNIIKGEALGMRAMLHFDLIRLWGPMPNNVDASYRYLPYVQQVSKKVNTYDTYGEYMEKLQADLDSAEFLLGKYEPLLTHTCNELNKNGGDDYDRLEYYWRQNHFNYYAVWGLKARIALWMGDKERALTYAQMVKETLNVDGSVKFRLGTANDINITSTDEAVNTLKAECLFGYYLSYYNWQQEFNDNTADFKTPISNIEGLFDDKNDFRYTLCWKVDPDVFTGEPQNVTTYKYKAYNNNWIPQIRLAEMYLIMIECAPLDVANVLYKEFCNSRGMGYKELTEGSRMDILQREYYKEFIGEGQVFYMSKRLGVERMLWGNQKCAEAQYVLPIPRRESEII